AACTTCAGTCACGCCTTGTATTGTTACGTCACGAGAGACGGATGAAAGTGCTTTGCCGTAATTCGAGTAGCCTACCGACAAGACATACACCCGGTAGCTTGAACCTCTTTGAATGAGATCCCCATCAGAATCCTTGGTCGTGTTGGTCAAATCTCGAGTGATAGTTCTGCCGGTTTTGTTAACCGTGGTATAATTCCCGTTGTCATAAGCTTGGGACACAGTCAGGCTCTTGGAGGACTTCACAACGAGAATCCGATAATAGTCGATGAAGTTTTCACCATTTGCTGGATTGAAGGAGACTCTTAGGTCGCTTCCGTTACCATTATTGCCGACAATGGACAAGGTTGGCGTGGAAACAGGGTTTACATTGCCCTGATTGTTGTTTCCAAGCGTAATCGATGAGTAATTGGATAATGCATTGTTATTGCCCGAATATCCTACGGACAGGACATATACACGATAGCTGACACCATTTCGAATCAGCTCTCCATCGATATCACGGCTGTTGGAATTCAGGGTTTGAGTAATGTAGTTGCTGCTGTTGTTCTTATTGATTTGAGTGTAATAATTGCTGTTGTTTAAGTTATTGGCTCTATTCAGATCAAAATAACTATCAGATGATTTTACAACGAATACCTGGTAATAGCTGATGTTAGAACGATCAGACGGCTGGGTGAATGACACCTGCAGATCGCGTCCGTCATTGTAGTTGTTCACGTCAGTGACGGACAGATTGGTAACTGCGCCCAGATTGGTGCTGGAACTCAAGATGATGGAGCTCGATGGAGCGGACAGCACGTTGTTATTGGAGTTATTGTAGTCCACGGCCATGACGAATACGCGATAGTACACACCGTTGCGAATCGTTGCTCCGTCTACGTCTCTAGCACCCGACGCCAGCGTCAAGTTGTTGATGTTATTCCCGGTTTTGTTGACTTGGGTGTAGTTGTAGCTGGACACAGCATTGGCTTTGCTCAAGTTGAAGCTGCTGTAATTGCTGTCCTTTACGACAAACACGCGATAAGAGTGAATGTTGGATTCGTTGGATACCTTGTTAAAGCTTACCCGAAGGTCGCGGCCATCACCATAATCGCTGATATCCGTCACTTGCGTAATGGATGGAACCGTTGCGGTTCCCATGTTGAGCGTGATGGAAGACGAACCTGAAGACAGGTTGCTTGCAAGCACACTCTCGTTGCTGCTGACAGATAGGACAAACACAGTGTAAGCGACACCGCTGCGGATGAGCTCGTTTGAAGTATCGCGAGCAGAAGAACTCAGCGTCGTGGACAGCGTTGTATTCGTCGTACTGGTTTTGCTCACCGTCGTATAATTCTGGCTTGGGACGGATTTGGCTGCCGCCAGATTAAAGTTGGCAATATCCTTCGTTTTTACCGCAAATACGCGATAGTTGGTTACATTGTTCTCGTTCTGGGCACGTGTGAAGCTGACCTGCAGATCACGGCCATCGCCGTAGTCGCTCACATCGCTTGCCTTCACGTTGGTTGCTCCGTTCACCGAATTGGTGTTGGTCAGCGTCAACGACGGAGAAGCCGAGGAAAGGGCATATGTGCCGCCTGTGTTGCTAACTGCCAATACGTAAGCTTTATAAGACTGGTTATCGCGGATAAGATCATTATCCACATCCCTTGAACCCGACGTGAGGGTCAGAGTCTGATCCGAGCCGGACGGGTATACCGTTGTGTAAGCTGCGGAGGACACGCGCTGTGCCTCTGATTGGTTTAACGTCTTGGACTGCTTCACAATCATCACGCGGTAATGCGAAATTAATGATTCGGTCGACGATTTGGAGAAGCTGACCTGCAGATCGCGGCCGTCGCCGGCGTTGCCGATGTCCCGAAGGGTCACATAATTCACCGGTACGATACCAGTATTATTTCCACCGCCGCCTGAATTGTTCGTTGTTTTGACGGTGACCGTTTTCGTTTTGGAATTCCAGCCGATTTTTTGGCCGAGGGCTTCACTTACGAAGCGCACTGGAACCATGGTATTTCCTTTTAAGTTTTTCGCCGGAACATCCAGCGCTACCGTCTTGTTATTGATGGTGGCCGTCTTGGAGTTAATTTTTAGAATGACGGTTGTGCCATTCTTGGTGGCTGTGACGGTTTTCGTTTTTTGATTCCACTTGACCGATGCATCCAAGGCTTCGAAGATGGATCTCATCGGAAGCATGACGCGTCCTTGGATCATGATAGGTGCTTGAGGCGTATACAGCTTGACTCCGTCAATCAAGACGCTGATGTTCACTGCCGCCTGTGCCTGCGATTGGAATGTCATGGGGATTAACAGTATAGCTGCTAGCAAGGCAGTCCATATTCTTTTCACACACTCAACCTCCTGAAATTTAGCTTTGTTATTATTTTCCTCTACAATATGACGCATTGGCCTTGAATAAAGTTTCAACTATAACATCGGCAATGCAAAAATATTTTTTAGTATCTGATCATAAAGAAGGGAAGAAACAGCAGAAGTTTGCTGTTTCTTCCCTTTATTGAAAGCAGTGTCCTGCAGGAATGGATAAGATGCCGGGATCGTTCGTTTTGATATTTCGGATGCAGGATGGGCATATGGGGTTGATGGGAATTGGAATCAAAGTCCGAAGGGGGGCACCCAGCCACCGGGGATGGATAAAAATCATCGAGTACTTCCAGTCGGCGGGATTCTCGGGATGGCAGGCGTGAGGGAGCAGCGGCGGATAGGTTCAATATAAGGAAGGTGTTATGTTTGTTCAAAGATCGTGTTGTTTTTATATAACTTTACAGAAATATAACTGTGTAGTAATATAATGAACATGTTGAACGATAACCTTTTTGAAGTATTGGCAGAACCGAACCGCAGGATGATATTGGACCACCTGCGCGTAAAAGAGTACACGGTGGGCGAGATGGTAGATCTCGTGCAGCTCAGTCAACCCGGCGTATCAAAGCATTTGCGCATCTTGAGGGAGGCTGGTCTAGTCTCTCTGCGGAAAGAGGCTCAAAGGCATGTGTACAGCCTGAATGCCAAGCCTCTGGAGGAAATCCATGACTGGCTGGAGCCTTATCGTCAATTCTGGACGAACAAGCTGGATGATCTGGAGAGACTGCTGGATGAGGATGAAGCTCCTTGAACATCGGAATGTAATTTGATTGAAAGAACCCATGTTGAATAATACATTCTTGAGGAGGATGAAAAATGCTGGCAGTTGTACAGCAAGACGAGTTCGGAACGACCGTCCGATTTGAACGCCGCCTGAAGCATTCAGTGGAGAAGGTGTGGTCCTATCTGACGGATAATGACAAGCTGACTCAATGGTTCTCGGAGCTTAAAGTGGAAGATTTGCGCCAAGGCGGCAGAATTACATTTGATATGCAGGACGGAACGTTCGAAGAATTTGAAATTACGGACTATCGGGAGTTATCGGTATTGGAGTATACGTGGGGAGAGGACCGGGTGCGTTTTGAGCTGCATCCCGAGGCCGAAGGCTGTCGTCTGGTATTGATCGAGATGATAACGAAAATTACGGATCATACACCGAAGGATATTGCCGGTTGGGACGTATGTCTGGACGTCATTGGGGCTCTCCTGGATGGCAGGACGCTGGAGTCGCGCAAAGAGGCCTGGTCCGTAAAATATGAGCAATACGTTCAAGTATTTGAACAATTGCCCCGCGTATAATAATCTGCTCCTTCCTAGCATGTAAACAAGCCGGGTCGGAGCTTTTTATTGGAAGATGGATGAATTGCATTTATAATCGGATAAGGGATATATTCCCATATGGAAATCGCCGGGGTGGAGGGGTTAAAATGCCGGATTACACGGTACACATCATGCAGCTTAGAGAAGATAACTATTATAACGGGCTTAAGCTGGGTCGCAGCCTGCGAAATCAACCGATATTAAAAACTTTTGAAGCAGCCACCAAACCGGAGATCGATACGGAACAGTTGAAGAGCATCTATAACGAGTTTGCCCCGCAGCTGCTATCGGAGCTTGAAGGACTGGCGGAAGGCTTGGAAATGCCGTTTCCCAAAGCCGCCGCTCTCCTAGGGGGATACGATGTTCCAAAAATCGCGGCCATGGGCTGTTCGGCGATGATTACCCCTTCGTATTACGTAAGAAATTACGATTTTACGCCTGCGTTTTACGATGGTTATTTTACCGCGGCTCAACCCGAACAAGGTTTGGCGACCGTAGGTTATAATTTGCAGGCCATAGGTCGGCATGACGGGGTTAATGAAAAGGGACTTGCCGCCGGGCTGCACTTTGTGAGCTTTGACGGATACCGGACGGGCCTGTCGCCATGGGTCGGCGTTCGGATGATATTGGAATCATGCGCTACCGTAGAAGAAGTGTCTTATATGCTGCGCCATATTCCCCATGCGGCTTGCTATAACTTTTCAATAGGAGATGCACGAGGGAACATGGCCGTTGTCGAAGCAAGTCCGGATCAAGTCATTACCCGTGCGGGCGGGGAGGCGGCAATCGCCTGCGTTAACCATTACGAAGCGTTGACGGGTAAGAACAGGCCTTCCATCGAGCATTCCCTTGGGCGTAAACGTTACATCGATGGCCTGAATGCCACACAGTTGACCCAAATCGAAGCATTCGGTTTGTTTAAGGAGCGAGAGTCCCCGTTGTTTTTTACGGATTACGACGATTTGTTCGGAACGCTGCATACCTTTTCGTACGCCTTCGAAGAAGGAAGAGTCATGACTTCGCTTGCTCAGGGCAGTGCGCTTGATTTTTCGTTCAGGGATTGGGTCGAGGGCAAGGATATCCCGGCAGCGGAGTTGACCGGACATATCGATTGACTTTAAATCCATCAGAGAAGCGCTTCTTCGCAGGTGAAGAAGCGCTTTTTTTTGTGCTGCTCGGGCTATTTCGAATTTGGAACATTCTGTGACATTGCCATCGCGGGGGCTGCTGCGTTTTCTTTGGCCGATTTGTTTATGCTACACTGGATTAAAGGACGATCTCACTGAATGAACGTTATAACAAGGAATCTAACAACGGAAAATGCACTGATACGAGGCATAGCACAATGATTGCGGCAGATGTCGAAGGACGTATCAATACACGGTGAACAGCCCTACGGCAAGATCTCCGGTTAAGCCTCCATTTGGGTTACATAAGTTTACATAACGATTCAAGCCGATATTGCAACCATGAGTTGGGAGTGGAGTAACATGGCTTTTGTGAGCATGAAGGATGAATATAAGCGCTACCGGATGGGAGAGACCACCATTGTAGCCAATGATGGAATCAACCTGGAGATCGAAAAAGGCGAGTTTGCGATCATTGTCGGTCCCAGCGGCGCAGGCAAATCCACGGTGCTGAATATATTGGGCGGCATGGATACCGCGGATGAGGGACAAGTGCTGGTGGATGGAACGGATATTGCCAGGTTTAACAGCAAGGAGTTGACCGGCTATCGGCGCAATGACGTCGGATTTGTGTTTCAATTTTATAACCTGGTTCCCAATCTGACGACCAAAGAAAATGTGGAACTGGCTTCGCAGATTTCTCCCCGGGCTTTGGACGCCGAACAAGTACTACGGGATGTCGGCCTTGGTAATCGTCTGAACAATTTTCCGGCACAGCTGTCCGGCGGGGAACAGCAGCGGGTAGCGATTGCCAGAGCACTCGCCAAGCAGCCGAAGCTGCTTCTCTGCGATGAACCCACGGGTGCGCTTGATTACCATACCGGAAAGCAGGTGCTGAAGCTGCTCCAAGACACCTGCCGCCATACCGGAACGACGGTTATCGTCATTACGCATAATTCTGCCCTGACGCCGATGGCGGATCGGGTCATCGAGATCAACAATGCCAAGGTTCGGAATATGATTTTGAATCCGACCCCCGTTTCTGTAGACAACATCGAGTGGTAGGGAGATACATATCATGAAGAAAAGAGCGCTGTGGACTGATATTTTCCGGGAAATATCGCGGACAAAAGCTCGGTTTCTGTCCATTTTTGCCATTATTATGCTCGGCGTCGGTTTTTTTGCGGGGATCAAAGCCACGGGTCCAGATATGCTGGACACCGCGGATCACTACTATAGCGATTTAAAGCTGATGGATCTTAAGGTTCAGTCCACCTTGGGTCTCGAACAAAGCGATATCGAGAAGCTGAAGTTGGTTGCCGGAGTGGATGAGGTTCAACCTGGCTATAGTACAGACGTATTCCTCGGTGACAGCGGGCGGATCGCGAAGGTCCTCTCCTATGACCCAGGAAATAATCTGAATCAATATGTGCTTACAGAAGGCCGAATGCCGGAGGCCACAGGGGAAATCGTCATCGACGCAGGAGACCGCGGAAATGAATTTAAACTGGGGGATCAGATTACCTTTACCAATCCGAATCAGGAAGTCAACCTCAAGAAAAAGTTTGACCACCTAACTTACACGGTTGTGGGAAGGGCGAAGAGTCCGCTGTTCATCAGCAGCATGAGCCGGGGAACGAGCGGCATCGGCAAGGGGACAGCGGATGTGTTCGCCGTTATACCGGAGAAGGACTTTAAACTATCTGTATATACGGAAGCCTACCTGACCTTTCAAGACACAGCTGAATCAGCTCCCTATACGCCTGAGTATGACGAGAAGATCAAACGGCACAAAGAAGCGGTAGAACTGGCACTGGAGACCATGCCGCAGGAGCGGCTGACAGAGATTCGTGTCAACGGTCAGAAGAAGCTGGATGAGGCCATGGACAAAATCGAGGATGCCAAGAAACAGCTGGCCGATGCGGAGCAGAAGTTAAATGATGCGAAGGTCAAGCTGAATGAAGGCGAGCAATCCTACCGCGATGGCGTCAACAAGCTTCAAACCGAGCTGGACCAGGGGCAAGCCAAGCTGGATTCCGCGGCCAAAAAGCTTGCCCAAGGCAGAGCGGAGCTGAAGCGGAATCGGCAGCAGTTGGAGCAAGGACAATCCCAGCTTAAGATGGGTCAAAGTCAACTGGATCAACAAAAGTCGGAGCTGGCACCGAAGCTGGCACAAGGACAGCAATTAGCGAAGGCGCTGCAGCAAATCTCCGGTTTAGATCCGGAGGGCATACCGGAAGAGCAGAGGAAAGAACTGCTCTCGGCGGCTCAGGCGGCCGATCCGAAACTAGGAGCAGCTACTGCGGGTTTCATGGGAGGCGCATTGGATGGCGCTGCTTTGCAAAAGGCTGCTTCTGCGTTCCAGAGCGGTTTAAACGAAGCTTCCCTGCAACTGGATAACGCTCAGCAGAAGCTGCATGCAAGCCGAGCAGAGCTGAAAGAAGGACAAGCCAAACTTCGGGAAGCTGAGCGTCAGCTTGTGCAGGGTGAAGCTTCGTTGAAGCAAGGAACGGAGGAGCTTGCTGCGGCTAAACAGGCAGGGGAAGCCAAGCTCGCGGATGCGAAAGCGGAGCTTAGCGAAGGGCAGGAGGAGTACCAGGAGGGCCTAAAGAAATTTAATGAAGAAAAAGTAAAAGCTGAACGGGAAATCGCGGATGGCGAGAAGGAAGTGGCTGAGGGACAGAAGGAGCTGGATCAGCTCGAGCTGCCCAAAGTCTACGTTATGGACCGCAGCGTCAATCCGGGGTATACCGAGTACAGCGATAATGCAGACCGCTTATCTTCCATTGCAACGGCATTCCCGGTGTTCTTTTTCCTGATCGCCGCCCTCGTCAGCCTGACAACGATGACTCGGATGGTTGAGGAGCAGCGGCTGCAGATCGGAACCTTGAAAGCACTTGGATACAGCAACCGGGATGTGATGAAAAAATTTCTGGTCTATTCGACGCTGGCCAGTGTTGCGGCCTCAGCAGCCGGACTGGCTATCGGCTTCACCTTGTTTCCTGCGATTATCTATGATGCTTACGGCGCTTTATATAATCTGCCGGATGTGCGAACCCGTTTTTATCTCAGCTACAGCATTATCTCGATTGTCGTGGCTGTGCTCTGTACGACCATGACAGCTTATGTGGCAACACGAGTGGAACTTCGAAGCAACGCTTCGGTCCTGATGCGTCCAAGAGCGCCTAAGAACGGATCCCGCATATGGCTGGAGCGAGTGCCTTGGATGTGGAACCGACTCGGTTTTATTGGAAAAGTAACCGCCCGCAATCTGTTCCGCTACAAGCAGCGGATGTTTATGACTGTCTGCGGCGTTGCCGGTTGCACGGCTCTGATTCTGACCGGTTTCGGTCTCAAGGATTCCATCGGGGATATCGCGCCGCTGCAATACGGAAAGATCATGCAGCATCAAGCGACGGTTGTATTTCAAGACGATAACGGCGATAGCAGCATGCTGGAGGATTATAACAAGCGCATTGCGGATACGCCGGAGATTACGGGGATTTTGAATGTGACCCAAGAGGCGATGACCGCGACCGCCCCCGGGGTGAACGCCCAGGATGTGAGTTTGTTCGTGCCGCAATCGCCGGAGGAGATCGATTCCTTTATCGTCCTGAAATCCCGTGGGCAAGAGAAGACACTGTCACTGACGGATGACGGTGCGATCATTACCGAGAAGCTCGCCAAGCTGTTTGATCTCAAGATCGGCAGTACTTTCACCGTCCAGAACAGCGACAACGATCCTTATGAGATACGTGTAGCCGGGATAACGGAGAACTATGCCTTGCATTACGTCTATATGACGCCGCTGTATTACAAAGAGATTTTTGATGCAGCGCCGGAAGTGAACAGTCAATTGCTGACGTATGACAACAACAATCACGATCCGGAGTGGGAGGACCAGCTTGGAGAAACGTTAACCGCAAGCCAGCGGGTGGCGATGGTCAGCTTCACGAGTGGAGTAAGCAATGCCTTTAGTGATACGATGGACAGCATGAACGTCGTGGTGGTTGTCCTGATTGTATCTGCAGCAGCGCTCGCGTTTGTCGTCCTGTACAATCTGACGAATATTAACGTATCTGAGCGGATACGGGAGCTGTCAACGATCAAGGTGCTTGGCTTCTATGATAAGGAAGTAACCATGTACATTTATCGCGAAAATATGATTCTGACCGTGCTGGGGATCATAGCGGGCAGTCTGGGAGGCGTGTTCCTGCACCGGTTCGTTCTCCTGACCGCGGAAGTGGACGCGATGATGTTCAGTCCCGCCATCCATGGAATCAGTTACGGCTATGCGGCACTGCTGACACTGTTGTTCTCGGCCATTGTCATGGCCTCCATGCATTACAAACTGAAGCGGATTGATATGATTGAAGCGCTGAAATCAGTGGAATAGATATATGTTTCAACAAGAGAGCCCTATTCGAGAGGAGACAATCCTGAAGAATAGGCTCTCTTTTTCATCTCCGGTGTACAGCTCCCTACACATGTCAACCATTGCGTTTTGAAATGTGAATTCCTGTGATATTTTTAATCAGCCGGTAAGTTATAGGAGAAAATATATTATAATAGACATATCCAGCTCTTGTACGAACTAATATTGCTACTACATGAAGACCAGTGGGTAATTGATGATAGAACATGATAAAGGTCTTCAGCCTCGGAGGAATGCATATGGGAATGGTCTTCTCGATCTTGAAAAAGTACCGCGTAGCAGCGATTGCGGCACTGGTCATGATGCTGATTGAGCTCACCGTTGAGCTGATTCAGCCGCTGCTCATCTCTAAAATCATTGACGACGGCATTCAGAAACAGGATTTGTCCGTCGTATGGATGTGGGGAGCCGTTTTAACTGGAAGCGCTATTATTGCCTTTATAGCGGGGATATCCAGCTCTTTTTTTGCGGCGCATACGAGTCAGGGACTCGGCTATGATCTGCGTGATCAGCTGTATGAAAAGGTGCAGTCCTTCTCCTATTCGATTTTTAACCGGTTTGCTACCTCATCATTGATTACCAGACTTACGGGTGACGTCACCCAGATTCAGGATACGGTGTTCATGGGTTTACGGTTTATGACGCGTGTTCCGCTAGTTGTGCTGGGAAGCATTATCATGGCATTGGTCGTGAATGTGAAGCTGGGCATGCTGCTTGTCCTTACTGTGCCGTTGTTGTTTATTTTTATCGCTTGGATTATGAAGCGGGCAGCGGATGCGTTCCGCAATGTACAGCAGCGACTGGATGCGGTAAACGGCGTCATCCAGGAGAATTTGACCGGGATTCGGTTGATTCGCGTATTCGTGCGCATGGGTCACGAGATTGAACGCTTTGCCCGTACCTCGGGCAAGCTGATGAGCACCACCGTCTCGACCTTGCGGTTAACGGAGACAACGATGCCGTTTATACTTCTCATTATGAATGCCGGGATTATGGCGGTCCTGTGGTTTGGCCGCAAAGACATCGCGTCCGGCAGTGCCAGCGTCGGCGAAGTGGTTGCGGTAGTCAATTATTCCCTCCGCTGTATTGGCGCCATGTCCGCCCTGTCTTGGGTTGTCGTTGCCTTCTCCCGGGGACGCGCTTCCGCCCAGCGGACGCAGGAAGTGTTAAAGACCGAAGAGGATGCAGCAAGCGCGGGCAAGGATAAAAATAAAAAGGTTGAAATTCAAGGGGGCGTGAAGTTCGAGCAAGTGAGCTTCAGCTACCCGGGCAGCGACATCGACGTGCTGACGGATATTTCCTTTGAAGCGAGGCCCGGAGAGCGGATCGCGATTATGGGAGCAACAGGTTCCGGCAAATCTTCGTTAGTACAGCTGATTCCACGGCTTTACGAGGAAGAGAAGGGGACCGTGCTCGTAGACGGAATGGATGCCGGATCGATCGATGAGGTGAATCTGCGCAGCAGCATCGGTT
Above is a window of Paenibacillus sp. FSL K6-1330 DNA encoding:
- a CDS encoding copper amine oxidase N-terminal domain-containing protein; the encoded protein is MKRIWTALLAAILLIPMTFQSQAQAAVNISVLIDGVKLYTPQAPIMIQGRVMLPMRSIFEALDASVKWNQKTKTVTATKNGTTVILKINSKTATINNKTVALDVPAKNLKGNTMVPVRFVSEALGQKIGWNSKTKTVTVKTTNNSGGGGNNTGIVPVNYVTLRDIGNAGDGRDLQVSFSKSSTESLISHYRVMIVKQSKTLNQSEAQRVSSAAYTTVYPSGSDQTLTLTSGSRDVDNDLIRDNQSYKAYVLAVSNTGGTYALSSASPSLTLTNTNSVNGATNVKASDVSDYGDGRDLQVSFTRAQNENNVTNYRVFAVKTKDIANFNLAAAKSVPSQNYTTVSKTSTTNTTLSTTLSSSARDTSNELIRSGVAYTVFVLSVSSNESVLASNLSSGSSSITLNMGTATVPSITQVTDISDYGDGRDLRVSFNKVSNESNIHSYRVFVVKDSNYSSFNLSKANAVSSYNYTQVNKTGNNINNLTLASGARDVDGATIRNGVYYRVFVMAVDYNNSNNNVLSAPSSSIILSSSTNLGAVTNLSVTDVNNYNDGRDLQVSFTQPSDRSNISYYQVFVVKSSDSYFDLNRANNLNNSNYYTQINKNNSSNYITQTLNSNSRDIDGELIRNGVSYRVYVLSVGYSGNNNALSNYSSITLGNNNQGNVNPVSTPTLSIVGNNGNGSDLRVSFNPANGENFIDYYRILVVKSSKSLTVSQAYDNGNYTTVNKTGRTITRDLTNTTKDSDGDLIQRGSSYRVYVLSVGYSNYGKALSSVSRDVTIQGVTEVGKATNVTAADVSDNNNASDLKVSFTKAANETNIKEYRIMVVKQANAGNFNVAQANNVSYFDRVPIGSNFEDVLRSGTRDVNNETIRNMVDYQVFVLSVSNNGSISNALSAPSAPIKLTGSAVTVPSDVYAGIESTNGNSSDIVVKFNPSSGSVKEYRIMVVPSNQSFGLDDANKVTKEQLYTKVSPSPNRIEHKLSAGLADVNGAAIVTGTKYRVYILAVADGTVSTNNSISNSSSEFEIPNPTRTTGVTAKLDASGKLQVDFKKAIDERNITAYRLLFVEKDNIKNFDLKAATAAAAKEDKNATIKPDGKDISTLIDIPAKDAFGKDIQDNTEYAVYVLSVLSKDKKIASSAQSVTPLSEASKTLVLIKKP
- a CDS encoding ABC transporter ATP-binding protein, which codes for MGMVFSILKKYRVAAIAALVMMLIELTVELIQPLLISKIIDDGIQKQDLSVVWMWGAVLTGSAIIAFIAGISSSFFAAHTSQGLGYDLRDQLYEKVQSFSYSIFNRFATSSLITRLTGDVTQIQDTVFMGLRFMTRVPLVVLGSIIMALVVNVKLGMLLVLTVPLLFIFIAWIMKRAADAFRNVQQRLDAVNGVIQENLTGIRLIRVFVRMGHEIERFARTSGKLMSTTVSTLRLTETTMPFILLIMNAGIMAVLWFGRKDIASGSASVGEVVAVVNYSLRCIGAMSALSWVVVAFSRGRASAQRTQEVLKTEEDAASAGKDKNKKVEIQGGVKFEQVSFSYPGSDIDVLTDISFEARPGERIAIMGATGSGKSSLVQLIPRLYEEEKGTVLVDGMDAGSIDEVNLRSSIGYVPQEVLLFSGTVRENIAWGREDASMEEIKEAARRAQIHDTIEHLPKGYDTMLGQRGVNLSGGQKQRLSIARALVRKPAILILDDSTSALDVRTEGALLDALKDLSCTTFLITQKISSTTSADLILLLDDGRLIGKGNHDALMESSALYRRIYESQYGEEAQQHAQGIH
- a CDS encoding metalloregulator ArsR/SmtB family transcription factor; its protein translation is MNMLNDNLFEVLAEPNRRMILDHLRVKEYTVGEMVDLVQLSQPGVSKHLRILREAGLVSLRKEAQRHVYSLNAKPLEEIHDWLEPYRQFWTNKLDDLERLLDEDEAP
- a CDS encoding FtsX-like permease family protein, which gives rise to MKKRALWTDIFREISRTKARFLSIFAIIMLGVGFFAGIKATGPDMLDTADHYYSDLKLMDLKVQSTLGLEQSDIEKLKLVAGVDEVQPGYSTDVFLGDSGRIAKVLSYDPGNNLNQYVLTEGRMPEATGEIVIDAGDRGNEFKLGDQITFTNPNQEVNLKKKFDHLTYTVVGRAKSPLFISSMSRGTSGIGKGTADVFAVIPEKDFKLSVYTEAYLTFQDTAESAPYTPEYDEKIKRHKEAVELALETMPQERLTEIRVNGQKKLDEAMDKIEDAKKQLADAEQKLNDAKVKLNEGEQSYRDGVNKLQTELDQGQAKLDSAAKKLAQGRAELKRNRQQLEQGQSQLKMGQSQLDQQKSELAPKLAQGQQLAKALQQISGLDPEGIPEEQRKELLSAAQAADPKLGAATAGFMGGALDGAALQKAASAFQSGLNEASLQLDNAQQKLHASRAELKEGQAKLREAERQLVQGEASLKQGTEELAAAKQAGEAKLADAKAELSEGQEEYQEGLKKFNEEKVKAEREIADGEKEVAEGQKELDQLELPKVYVMDRSVNPGYTEYSDNADRLSSIATAFPVFFFLIAALVSLTTMTRMVEEQRLQIGTLKALGYSNRDVMKKFLVYSTLASVAASAAGLAIGFTLFPAIIYDAYGALYNLPDVRTRFYLSYSIISIVVAVLCTTMTAYVATRVELRSNASVLMRPRAPKNGSRIWLERVPWMWNRLGFIGKVTARNLFRYKQRMFMTVCGVAGCTALILTGFGLKDSIGDIAPLQYGKIMQHQATVVFQDDNGDSSMLEDYNKRIADTPEITGILNVTQEAMTATAPGVNAQDVSLFVPQSPEEIDSFIVLKSRGQEKTLSLTDDGAIITEKLAKLFDLKIGSTFTVQNSDNDPYEIRVAGITENYALHYVYMTPLYYKEIFDAAPEVNSQLLTYDNNNHDPEWEDQLGETLTASQRVAMVSFTSGVSNAFSDTMDSMNVVVVVLIVSAAALAFVVLYNLTNINVSERIRELSTIKVLGFYDKEVTMYIYRENMILTVLGIIAGSLGGVFLHRFVLLTAEVDAMMFSPAIHGISYGYAALLTLLFSAIVMASMHYKLKRIDMIEALKSVE
- a CDS encoding C45 family peptidase codes for the protein MPDYTVHIMQLREDNYYNGLKLGRSLRNQPILKTFEAATKPEIDTEQLKSIYNEFAPQLLSELEGLAEGLEMPFPKAAALLGGYDVPKIAAMGCSAMITPSYYVRNYDFTPAFYDGYFTAAQPEQGLATVGYNLQAIGRHDGVNEKGLAAGLHFVSFDGYRTGLSPWVGVRMILESCATVEEVSYMLRHIPHAACYNFSIGDARGNMAVVEASPDQVITRAGGEAAIACVNHYEALTGKNRPSIEHSLGRKRYIDGLNATQLTQIEAFGLFKERESPLFFTDYDDLFGTLHTFSYAFEEGRVMTSLAQGSALDFSFRDWVEGKDIPAAELTGHID
- a CDS encoding ABC transporter ATP-binding protein, giving the protein MAFVSMKDEYKRYRMGETTIVANDGINLEIEKGEFAIIVGPSGAGKSTVLNILGGMDTADEGQVLVDGTDIARFNSKELTGYRRNDVGFVFQFYNLVPNLTTKENVELASQISPRALDAEQVLRDVGLGNRLNNFPAQLSGGEQQRVAIARALAKQPKLLLCDEPTGALDYHTGKQVLKLLQDTCRHTGTTVIVITHNSALTPMADRVIEINNAKVRNMILNPTPVSVDNIEW
- a CDS encoding SRPBCC family protein gives rise to the protein MLAVVQQDEFGTTVRFERRLKHSVEKVWSYLTDNDKLTQWFSELKVEDLRQGGRITFDMQDGTFEEFEITDYRELSVLEYTWGEDRVRFELHPEAEGCRLVLIEMITKITDHTPKDIAGWDVCLDVIGALLDGRTLESRKEAWSVKYEQYVQVFEQLPRV